From the Micromonospora sediminicola genome, one window contains:
- a CDS encoding DUF305 domain-containing protein produces the protein MRRPFAAALLAALLAAGVAGCGGSSPAPATPRPTPAVDDTTSGIDALFLAMMVAHTAQTLEIVDVGLGRVTDTEVRTLISAVRATEADELATMRGWLREAGPSAAAAAARHDHTGHSDAAAGLARLRAASAADVDRVLLDVLAAHQRTAAALARAQVAAGTSARVRDLAARIDRSRTAEVALMATLRPASRR, from the coding sequence ATGCGCCGCCCGTTCGCCGCCGCCCTGCTGGCCGCCCTGCTCGCCGCGGGCGTCGCCGGCTGCGGAGGCTCGTCGCCGGCACCCGCCACGCCCCGGCCCACGCCGGCCGTGGACGACACGACCAGCGGCATCGACGCGCTCTTCCTCGCCATGATGGTGGCGCACACCGCGCAGACGCTGGAGATCGTCGACGTCGGGCTCGGCCGGGTCACCGACACCGAGGTCCGCACCCTGATCTCCGCCGTCCGGGCCACCGAGGCCGACGAGCTGGCCACCATGCGCGGCTGGCTGCGCGAGGCCGGCCCGTCCGCGGCGGCCGCCGCCGCGCGCCACGACCACACCGGGCACAGCGACGCCGCCGCCGGCCTGGCCCGGCTGCGGGCCGCCTCGGCCGCCGACGTGGACCGGGTGCTGCTCGACGTGCTCGCCGCGCACCAGCGCACCGCCGCCGCCCTGGCCCGCGCCCAGGTCGCCGCCGGCACCAGTGCTCGGGTACGCGACCTCGCCGCCCGCATCGACCGCTCCCGCACCGCCGAGGTGGCCCTCATGGCGACCCTGCGCCCGGCGTCCCGGCGCTGA
- a CDS encoding PIN domain-containing protein, whose product MDQEDRIALFLDYENLALGVRDHHGGRPFDFRPIADALAERGRVVVRRAYADWSYFDEDRRMLTRSHVELIEIPQRMGASRKNAADIKMAVDAVELAFERGYISTFVICTGDSDFTPLVHKLRELNKRVIGVGVEKSTSALLPPACDEFLYYDRLEGVDVPPSAGRRTRPTRPEPAASTAPVGPVAEPPLDAAPAAEETPRDVDTLAVLLVQTVAGMQGSAGGEVTASGLKRALLRKDPTFSESDYGFRTFGELLRHLAGHNVVELAPGPAKGDPEVSLPERGDREVEFALLRSVVVDLAGEGGAVALSGLKDQLRRARPDFSEKKLGYRSFLQFCKAAATAGAVELRWSPDDGDYLLTPHAP is encoded by the coding sequence GTGGATCAGGAAGACCGGATCGCGCTGTTCCTCGACTACGAGAACCTGGCGCTGGGCGTACGCGACCATCACGGCGGCAGGCCGTTCGACTTCCGTCCCATCGCCGACGCGCTGGCCGAACGCGGCCGGGTGGTGGTGCGGCGGGCGTACGCGGACTGGTCGTACTTCGACGAGGACCGGCGGATGCTCACCCGCTCGCATGTCGAGCTGATCGAGATCCCGCAGCGGATGGGCGCCTCCCGCAAGAACGCGGCCGACATCAAGATGGCCGTGGACGCGGTCGAGCTGGCCTTCGAGCGCGGCTACATCTCCACGTTCGTGATCTGCACCGGGGACAGCGACTTCACTCCGCTCGTGCACAAGCTGCGCGAACTCAACAAGCGGGTGATCGGGGTCGGGGTCGAGAAGTCGACCTCCGCGCTGCTGCCACCGGCCTGCGACGAGTTCCTCTACTACGACCGGCTGGAGGGGGTCGACGTACCGCCCTCCGCCGGCCGACGGACCCGGCCGACCCGTCCCGAGCCGGCGGCGTCGACCGCGCCCGTCGGGCCGGTGGCCGAGCCGCCGCTGGACGCCGCGCCCGCCGCCGAGGAGACCCCGCGGGACGTCGACACGCTCGCCGTCCTGCTCGTGCAGACCGTGGCCGGCATGCAGGGCAGCGCCGGCGGCGAGGTCACCGCGTCCGGGCTCAAGCGGGCCCTGCTGCGCAAGGACCCGACGTTCAGCGAGTCCGACTACGGGTTCCGCACCTTCGGCGAACTGCTGCGGCACCTGGCCGGGCACAACGTGGTGGAGCTGGCCCCCGGGCCGGCCAAGGGCGACCCGGAGGTGTCGCTGCCCGAGCGGGGCGACCGGGAGGTGGAGTTCGCGCTGCTCCGCTCGGTGGTGGTCGACCTCGCCGGTGAGGGCGGCGCGGTGGCCCTGTCCGGCCTGAAGGACCAGCTGCGGCGGGCCCGACCGGACTTCAGCGAGAAGAAGCTCGGTTACCGCAGCTTCCTGCAGTTCTGCAAGGCCGCCGCGACCGCCGGCGCGGTGGAGCTGCGCTGGAGCCCCGACGACGGCGACTACCTGCTCACCCCGCACGCGCCCTGA
- a CDS encoding DUF3040 domain-containing protein: MDADGGDRSARRRNRLLLAGLLAVVGLILLLLGLTVASGTVAGVEVVLALLLLLTSYAIQRVARRETVYRDDRRR; this comes from the coding sequence GTGGACGCGGACGGCGGCGATCGGTCGGCGCGGCGGCGCAACCGGCTGCTGCTCGCCGGCCTGCTGGCCGTGGTCGGGTTGATCCTGCTGCTGCTCGGCCTCACCGTCGCCAGCGGCACGGTCGCCGGCGTCGAGGTGGTGCTCGCGCTCCTGCTCCTGCTCACCAGCTACGCGATTCAGCGGGTGGCCCGCCGGGAGACCGTCTACCGCGACGATCGGCGGCGCTGA
- a CDS encoding DHA2 family efflux MFS transporter permease subunit — protein sequence MTQQPVATSNKLDAAVLKVAGVVVLGAIMSILDVTVVSVAIPTFQSEFDASYARVAWTMTGYTLALATVIPLSGWAADRFGTKRLYMVALALFTIGSGLCATADSIGELIAWRVVQGLGGGMLMPLGMTIMTRAAGPHRIGRLMAVLGIPMLLGPIGGPILGGWLIDTASWHWIFLINLPIGVVALIYAQLALPKDAPEPSESFDFLGMLMLSPGLALFLYGVSSLPEAGTVTDTEVWLPMLVGAALVVSFVLYSFRPRHPLLDLRLFRNRNLTLAAVTLFVFIIAFMGAGLLFPSYFLQIRGESTLTAGLLMAPQGLGAMLTMPIAGMLADRVPVGRTVPFALVLIAAGFFTFTQLGTDTSYLLLCGSLFVMGLGMGGTMMPIMTSALKTLSAAEVARGSTLVNILQQIGGSVGAAVMSVILTSELNGSRVIPGVTDPGTGAPVTEAQLAIGVQQQPELAQQLPVPPSMIERGLDFAANSFATTFWVAFALVLLTFVPAAFLPRRREPSHLLDGEAGDEQPRTPVPIH from the coding sequence GTGACCCAGCAACCCGTCGCGACATCGAACAAACTCGACGCCGCGGTGCTCAAGGTGGCCGGCGTCGTCGTGCTCGGCGCGATCATGTCGATCCTCGACGTGACCGTCGTCAGCGTGGCCATCCCGACGTTCCAGAGCGAGTTCGACGCCTCGTACGCGCGGGTGGCGTGGACCATGACCGGCTACACGCTGGCGCTCGCCACGGTGATCCCGCTCAGCGGCTGGGCCGCCGACCGCTTCGGCACCAAACGCCTCTACATGGTGGCGCTGGCGCTGTTCACCATCGGCTCCGGGCTCTGCGCCACGGCCGACTCGATCGGCGAGCTGATCGCCTGGCGCGTGGTCCAGGGGCTCGGCGGCGGCATGCTCATGCCGCTGGGCATGACGATCATGACCCGGGCCGCCGGCCCGCACCGCATCGGCCGGCTGATGGCCGTGCTGGGCATCCCGATGCTGCTCGGCCCGATCGGCGGCCCGATCCTCGGCGGCTGGCTGATCGACACCGCGAGCTGGCACTGGATCTTCCTGATCAACCTGCCGATCGGCGTCGTCGCGCTGATCTACGCCCAGCTGGCCCTGCCGAAGGACGCCCCCGAGCCGTCGGAGTCCTTCGACTTCCTCGGCATGCTGATGCTCTCGCCGGGTCTGGCGCTGTTCCTCTACGGCGTCTCCTCGCTGCCCGAGGCCGGCACGGTCACCGACACCGAGGTCTGGCTGCCCATGCTGGTCGGCGCCGCGCTCGTGGTCTCCTTCGTGCTCTACTCGTTCCGCCCGCGGCACCCGCTGCTCGACCTGCGGCTGTTCCGCAACCGCAACCTCACCCTCGCGGCGGTGACGCTGTTCGTCTTCATCATCGCGTTCATGGGCGCGGGCCTGCTGTTCCCGAGCTACTTCCTGCAGATCCGTGGCGAGTCGACCCTGACCGCCGGCCTGCTGATGGCGCCGCAGGGCCTCGGCGCGATGCTGACCATGCCGATCGCCGGCATGCTCGCCGACCGGGTGCCGGTCGGCCGGACGGTGCCGTTCGCGCTGGTGCTCATCGCGGCCGGGTTCTTCACCTTCACCCAGCTCGGCACCGACACGTCCTACCTGCTGCTCTGCGGCTCGCTGTTCGTGATGGGCCTGGGCATGGGCGGCACCATGATGCCGATCATGACGTCGGCGTTGAAGACCCTGAGCGCCGCCGAGGTGGCCCGCGGCTCGACACTGGTGAACATCCTCCAGCAGATCGGCGGGTCGGTGGGCGCGGCGGTGATGTCGGTGATCCTCACCAGCGAGCTGAACGGCTCGCGGGTCATCCCCGGCGTGACCGACCCGGGCACCGGCGCCCCGGTCACCGAGGCGCAGCTCGCCATCGGCGTGCAGCAGCAGCCCGAGCTGGCCCAGCAGCTCCCGGTGCCGCCGTCGATGATCGAGCGCGGCCTCGACTTCGCGGCCAACTCGTTCGCGACCACGTTCTGGGTCGCCTTCGCCCTGGTGCTGCTCACCTTCGTGCCGGCCGCGTTCCTGCCCCGCCGCCGCGAGCCGTCGCACCTGCTCGACGGCGAGGCGGGCGACGAGCAGCCGCGCACCCCGGTGCCGATCCACTGA
- a CDS encoding lytic polysaccharide monooxygenase: MRRRLTLPLLTTGAVTATLAIAAPAQAHGYVSSPPSRQALCAQNRVPDCGQIRYEPQSVEGPKGLKTCHAGIAQFAVLNDDSRNWPATSVGSTVTFTWVNTARHSTANWEYWIGNTRVAVVDGGGRQPDATVSHTVNLGGFTGRQKLLAVWNIADTANAFYSCVDLQIGGGGGNPTPTPSPTPSPTRTATPSPTPTPTGSPVPGGTWTAGRAYQVGDTVTYDGRGYRCRQAHTAIAGWEPPNVPALWQQV; the protein is encoded by the coding sequence ATGCGTCGAAGACTCACTCTTCCGCTGCTCACCACCGGTGCGGTGACCGCGACCCTGGCGATCGCCGCGCCGGCTCAGGCCCACGGCTACGTCTCCTCGCCGCCCAGCCGGCAGGCGCTGTGCGCGCAGAACCGGGTGCCCGACTGCGGCCAGATCAGGTACGAGCCGCAGAGCGTCGAGGGCCCCAAGGGGCTGAAGACCTGCCACGCCGGCATCGCCCAGTTCGCGGTGCTCAACGACGACAGCCGCAACTGGCCGGCCACCTCGGTCGGCAGCACGGTGACGTTCACCTGGGTCAACACCGCCCGGCACTCCACCGCCAACTGGGAGTACTGGATCGGCAACACCCGGGTCGCGGTGGTCGACGGCGGCGGTCGCCAGCCTGACGCCACCGTGTCGCACACGGTGAACCTGGGCGGCTTCACCGGCCGGCAGAAGCTGCTCGCGGTCTGGAACATCGCCGACACCGCCAACGCGTTCTACTCCTGCGTCGACCTGCAGATCGGCGGCGGTGGCGGCAACCCGACGCCCACCCCGTCGCCGACGCCGTCACCGACCCGGACCGCCACGCCGTCGCCCACGCCCACCCCGACCGGCTCGCCGGTGCCGGGCGGCACCTGGACCGCCGGCCGGGCCTACCAGGTCGGCGACACGGTGACCTACGACGGCCGCGGCTACCGCTGCCGCCAGGCGCACACCGCCATCGCCGGATGGGAGCCGCCGAACGTGCCGGCGCTCTGGCAGCAGGTCTGA